Proteins encoded together in one Columba livia isolate bColLiv1 breed racing homer chromosome 3, bColLiv1.pat.W.v2, whole genome shotgun sequence window:
- the E2F6 gene encoding transcription factor E2F6 isoform X1: protein MASPGKWEHLRPLRPDTLRVSEPPMINLNVDQEVRIVRRTVKVKKPRFDASLVYLTRKFMDLVKTAPGGVLDLNEVATTLGVRKRRVYDITNVLDGIHLIQKISKNLIQWVGSNIDQVVGKAPEQQNLKDELSDLSAMEEALDELIKDCAHQLFELTDDKENEKLAYVTYQDICSIQAFQEQIVIAIKAPEETKLEIPIPKEDCIKVHVKSTNGPIDVYLCEVEQQKPGAKTFEDMDTVTCKTEPSVPPDEVRSPEEEKNKPPEMTD from the exons ATGGCCAGCCCTGGCAAGTGGGAGCATCTGAGGCCGCTGCGGCCGGACACGCTGCGTGTGAGTGAG ccaccaATGATCAACCTGAATGTGGATCAAGAAGTACGGATTGTGAGAA GAACTGTGAAAGTCAAAAAGCCTCGATTTGATGCGTCCTTGGTTTATTTGACCCGAAAATTCATGGATCTTGTCAAAACAGCTCCAGGCGGTGTCCTTGATTTAAATGAAGTAGCAACAACTCTTGGAGTACGAAAACGAAGAGTGTATGACATCACCAATGTCTTGGATGGAATCCACTTAATTCAGAAAATATCTAAGAATCTTATCCAGTGGGT AGGTTCTAATATTGACCAAGTTGTTGGAAAAGCACCAGAGCAGCAAAACCTTAAAGATGAACTTTCTGACTTGTCAGCCATGGAAGAAGCTCTGGATGAATTAATCAAGGATTGTGCTCATCAGTTATTTGAACTAACAGatgacaaagaaaatgaaaa ACTAGCTTACGTGACATATCAAGATATCTGTAGCATTCAAGCATTTCAAGAACAGATTGTCATTGCAATCAAAGCTCCAGAAGAAACTAAATTGGAAATACCAATTCCTAAAGAA GATTGCATAAAAGTACACGTGAAGAGCACAAATGGACCCATTGACGTGTATCTATGCGAGGTGGAACAACAGAAGCCAGGTGCCAAAACTTTTGAAGATATGGATACTGTCACTTGTAAAACTGAGCCATCAGTTCCTCCTGATGAAG tGAGATCTccggaggaagaaaaaaacaaaccacctgAGATGACAGATTAA
- the E2F6 gene encoding transcription factor E2F6 isoform X3 → MASPGKWEHLRPLRPDTLRPPMINLNVDQEVRIVRRTVKVKKPRFDASLVYLTRKFMDLVKTAPGGVLDLNEVATTLGVRKRRVYDITNVLDGIHLIQKISKNLIQWVGSNIDQVVGKAPEQQNLKDELSDLSAMEEALDELIKDCAHQLFELTDDKENEKLAYVTYQDICSIQAFQEQIVIAIKAPEETKLEIPIPKEDCIKVHVKSTNGPIDVYLCEVEQQKPGAKTFEDMDTVTCKTEPSVPPDEVRSPEEEKNKPPEMTD, encoded by the exons ATGGCCAGCCCTGGCAAGTGGGAGCATCTGAGGCCGCTGCGGCCGGACACGCTGCGT ccaccaATGATCAACCTGAATGTGGATCAAGAAGTACGGATTGTGAGAA GAACTGTGAAAGTCAAAAAGCCTCGATTTGATGCGTCCTTGGTTTATTTGACCCGAAAATTCATGGATCTTGTCAAAACAGCTCCAGGCGGTGTCCTTGATTTAAATGAAGTAGCAACAACTCTTGGAGTACGAAAACGAAGAGTGTATGACATCACCAATGTCTTGGATGGAATCCACTTAATTCAGAAAATATCTAAGAATCTTATCCAGTGGGT AGGTTCTAATATTGACCAAGTTGTTGGAAAAGCACCAGAGCAGCAAAACCTTAAAGATGAACTTTCTGACTTGTCAGCCATGGAAGAAGCTCTGGATGAATTAATCAAGGATTGTGCTCATCAGTTATTTGAACTAACAGatgacaaagaaaatgaaaa ACTAGCTTACGTGACATATCAAGATATCTGTAGCATTCAAGCATTTCAAGAACAGATTGTCATTGCAATCAAAGCTCCAGAAGAAACTAAATTGGAAATACCAATTCCTAAAGAA GATTGCATAAAAGTACACGTGAAGAGCACAAATGGACCCATTGACGTGTATCTATGCGAGGTGGAACAACAGAAGCCAGGTGCCAAAACTTTTGAAGATATGGATACTGTCACTTGTAAAACTGAGCCATCAGTTCCTCCTGATGAAG tGAGATCTccggaggaagaaaaaaacaaaccacctgAGATGACAGATTAA
- the E2F6 gene encoding transcription factor E2F6 isoform X2: MASPGKWEHLRPLRPDTLRVSEPPMINLNVDQEVRIVRRTVKVKKPRFDASLVYLTRKFMDLVKTAPGGVLDLNEVATTLGVRKRRVYDITNVLDGIHLIQKISKNLIQGSNIDQVVGKAPEQQNLKDELSDLSAMEEALDELIKDCAHQLFELTDDKENEKLAYVTYQDICSIQAFQEQIVIAIKAPEETKLEIPIPKEDCIKVHVKSTNGPIDVYLCEVEQQKPGAKTFEDMDTVTCKTEPSVPPDEVRSPEEEKNKPPEMTD, from the exons ATGGCCAGCCCTGGCAAGTGGGAGCATCTGAGGCCGCTGCGGCCGGACACGCTGCGTGTGAGTGAG ccaccaATGATCAACCTGAATGTGGATCAAGAAGTACGGATTGTGAGAA GAACTGTGAAAGTCAAAAAGCCTCGATTTGATGCGTCCTTGGTTTATTTGACCCGAAAATTCATGGATCTTGTCAAAACAGCTCCAGGCGGTGTCCTTGATTTAAATGAAGTAGCAACAACTCTTGGAGTACGAAAACGAAGAGTGTATGACATCACCAATGTCTTGGATGGAATCCACTTAATTCAGAAAATATCTAAGAATCTTATCCA AGGTTCTAATATTGACCAAGTTGTTGGAAAAGCACCAGAGCAGCAAAACCTTAAAGATGAACTTTCTGACTTGTCAGCCATGGAAGAAGCTCTGGATGAATTAATCAAGGATTGTGCTCATCAGTTATTTGAACTAACAGatgacaaagaaaatgaaaa ACTAGCTTACGTGACATATCAAGATATCTGTAGCATTCAAGCATTTCAAGAACAGATTGTCATTGCAATCAAAGCTCCAGAAGAAACTAAATTGGAAATACCAATTCCTAAAGAA GATTGCATAAAAGTACACGTGAAGAGCACAAATGGACCCATTGACGTGTATCTATGCGAGGTGGAACAACAGAAGCCAGGTGCCAAAACTTTTGAAGATATGGATACTGTCACTTGTAAAACTGAGCCATCAGTTCCTCCTGATGAAG tGAGATCTccggaggaagaaaaaaacaaaccacctgAGATGACAGATTAA
- the E2F6 gene encoding transcription factor E2F6 isoform X4, translating to MASPGKWEHLRPLRPDTLRPPMINLNVDQEVRIVRRTVKVKKPRFDASLVYLTRKFMDLVKTAPGGVLDLNEVATTLGVRKRRVYDITNVLDGIHLIQKISKNLIQGSNIDQVVGKAPEQQNLKDELSDLSAMEEALDELIKDCAHQLFELTDDKENEKLAYVTYQDICSIQAFQEQIVIAIKAPEETKLEIPIPKEDCIKVHVKSTNGPIDVYLCEVEQQKPGAKTFEDMDTVTCKTEPSVPPDEVRSPEEEKNKPPEMTD from the exons ATGGCCAGCCCTGGCAAGTGGGAGCATCTGAGGCCGCTGCGGCCGGACACGCTGCGT ccaccaATGATCAACCTGAATGTGGATCAAGAAGTACGGATTGTGAGAA GAACTGTGAAAGTCAAAAAGCCTCGATTTGATGCGTCCTTGGTTTATTTGACCCGAAAATTCATGGATCTTGTCAAAACAGCTCCAGGCGGTGTCCTTGATTTAAATGAAGTAGCAACAACTCTTGGAGTACGAAAACGAAGAGTGTATGACATCACCAATGTCTTGGATGGAATCCACTTAATTCAGAAAATATCTAAGAATCTTATCCA AGGTTCTAATATTGACCAAGTTGTTGGAAAAGCACCAGAGCAGCAAAACCTTAAAGATGAACTTTCTGACTTGTCAGCCATGGAAGAAGCTCTGGATGAATTAATCAAGGATTGTGCTCATCAGTTATTTGAACTAACAGatgacaaagaaaatgaaaa ACTAGCTTACGTGACATATCAAGATATCTGTAGCATTCAAGCATTTCAAGAACAGATTGTCATTGCAATCAAAGCTCCAGAAGAAACTAAATTGGAAATACCAATTCCTAAAGAA GATTGCATAAAAGTACACGTGAAGAGCACAAATGGACCCATTGACGTGTATCTATGCGAGGTGGAACAACAGAAGCCAGGTGCCAAAACTTTTGAAGATATGGATACTGTCACTTGTAAAACTGAGCCATCAGTTCCTCCTGATGAAG tGAGATCTccggaggaagaaaaaaacaaaccacctgAGATGACAGATTAA